The Mycoplasmopsis equigenitalium genome contains a region encoding:
- the gyrB gene encoding DNA topoisomerase (ATP-hydrolyzing) subunit B: MAKNNNEYGASNIQVLEGLEAVRKRPGMYIGSVGKRGLHHLIWEIVDNSVDEAMAGEATKVIITIGNDGSIKIEDDGRGIPVDIHPKTRRSTVETVLTVLHAGGKFDSSSYKVSGGLHGVGASVVNALSSHLEVWVKRQGKIHYMEFKNGGKPVKALSVIGDVGVSDTGTTIKFTPDFTIMDNNEFDLSVILDHAKQIAYLNKGIHIAVIDERVNFEKEFLFAGGIVDYINELNKNRKVLHPEPIYAEGEYSDGKDTIQVEVAIQYNENYQNNIISYANNIITAEGGTHETGFFDALLRIINNYSMANGLIKTEKEKLTRDDIKEGLTAIVSIKHTDPLFEGQTKGKLANKDARKAVNSVFSEVLERFLNENPTEAKLICSKALISKKAREAGIAAREATRKKSPFEIGALPGKLADCTTRNAEFGELYIVEGNSAGGSAKMGRDRQTQAILPLRGKVINAEKNQFHKVLANEEIRTLITAIGTGIGDEFNINKIRYHKIIIMTDADVDGAHIRTLLLTFLYRFFRPIIEYGFVYIAQPPLYKITKGKQIWYAYSDAQKEQIIKANLNDQKYTIQRYKGLGEMDPEQLWETTMNPETRMMYQVQISDFSEANNIFSTLMGSDVLPRREFIEQNAKFVKNIDA, from the coding sequence ATGGCAAAAAATAATAATGAATATGGCGCAAGTAATATTCAGGTTCTAGAAGGACTAGAAGCGGTTCGTAAAAGACCTGGGATGTACATCGGGAGTGTTGGTAAAAGAGGTCTTCACCACTTAATTTGAGAAATTGTTGACAACTCAGTCGATGAAGCAATGGCGGGCGAAGCGACAAAAGTAATTATTACTATTGGTAATGATGGTTCGATTAAAATAGAAGACGATGGACGGGGCATTCCAGTCGATATCCATCCAAAAACAAGAAGATCAACTGTTGAAACTGTATTAACAGTTTTACATGCTGGTGGTAAATTCGACAGTTCATCTTATAAAGTTTCTGGTGGTTTACACGGTGTTGGTGCTTCAGTAGTTAATGCCTTAAGTAGTCATCTTGAAGTATGAGTAAAACGTCAAGGTAAAATTCATTATATGGAATTTAAAAATGGTGGTAAGCCAGTTAAGGCATTAAGTGTAATCGGTGATGTTGGAGTTAGCGATACGGGAACAACCATCAAATTTACACCTGATTTTACTATTATGGATAATAATGAATTTGATCTCTCAGTTATCTTAGACCACGCTAAGCAAATCGCCTATCTTAATAAAGGAATTCATATTGCTGTTATTGATGAACGTGTAAACTTTGAAAAAGAATTCTTATTTGCTGGTGGAATTGTTGATTATATTAACGAATTAAACAAAAACCGTAAAGTACTACACCCTGAACCAATTTATGCTGAAGGCGAATACAGCGATGGCAAAGATACAATTCAAGTTGAAGTTGCAATCCAATATAATGAAAACTACCAAAATAATATTATTTCTTATGCTAACAACATTATTACTGCCGAAGGCGGAACACACGAAACCGGGTTCTTTGATGCCCTTTTAAGAATTATTAATAATTATTCAATGGCAAATGGGTTAATTAAAACTGAAAAAGAAAAATTAACTCGTGATGATATTAAAGAAGGCTTAACTGCTATCGTTTCGATTAAACATACCGATCCATTGTTTGAGGGTCAAACCAAAGGTAAATTAGCAAATAAAGATGCGCGGAAAGCAGTTAATAGTGTTTTTAGCGAAGTGCTAGAACGTTTCCTAAATGAAAACCCAACTGAAGCAAAACTAATTTGCTCTAAAGCATTAATTAGTAAAAAAGCGCGTGAAGCCGGAATTGCGGCGCGTGAAGCAACAAGAAAAAAATCTCCTTTTGAAATTGGTGCTTTACCAGGTAAATTAGCTGATTGTACAACACGAAATGCAGAATTTGGCGAATTATACATTGTCGAAGGGAACTCAGCTGGCGGTAGCGCTAAGATGGGGCGTGATCGTCAAACCCAAGCGATTTTGCCACTGCGTGGGAAAGTTATTAATGCTGAAAAAAACCAGTTCCACAAAGTGTTGGCAAACGAAGAAATCAGAACCCTGATTACCGCGATTGGAACCGGAATTGGTGATGAGTTTAACATTAACAAAATTAGATATCACAAAATTATTATTATGACCGATGCCGATGTCGATGGCGCACACATTCGAACCTTATTATTAACATTCTTGTATCGTTTCTTTAGACCAATTATTGAGTATGGTTTTGTGTATATAGCACAACCACCACTTTACAAAATTACTAAAGGGAAACAAATTTGATATGCATATAGTGATGCACAAAAAGAACAAATTATTAAAGCAAATTTAAATGACCAAAAATATACAATTCAACGTTACAAAGGGCTTGGAGAAATGGATCCAGAACAACTTTGAGAAACAACAATGAATCCTGAAACTAGAATGATGTATCAAGTCCAAATTAGTGATTTTAGTGAAGCAAATAACATCTTTAGTACATTAATGGGGAGTGATGTTCTTCCACGTCGTGAATTCATTGAACAAAATGCTAAATTTGTTAAAAATATTGATGCTTAA